The Lacipirellula parvula genome window below encodes:
- a CDS encoding DUF1559 domain-containing protein, producing MKANLKNAHCRGSEQPNSHSGFTLVELLVVIAIIGVLIALLLPAVQAAREAARRSQCANNIRQLAIAAQDYHGAKNEFPLGMEMMPGLNTTRATMFVRLLPYVEQNALYQKWDFNPTGSGQFPSKSITNNLATSLAATLIPSFVCPSDQFAENPYLMPGSTPQAFPSQTAAGAAIGYYSGTSYAGNYGEGSYYTQYSQFRIRPSGIFFLTGPDAALTTGLHVLADDHRNLPPVRIAAVTDGTSSTLMFGEKYHYDEFFDSWTSGNSGLKMHQVSAWAWTGGMKGTAHIFGSSAVPINQTARHYTSSPNDIQAQDRRFNGWGSGHVGGVTFAFCDSSVRFIADAIDQVTLVGLSTRAGEEIVQAGAY from the coding sequence TCGAGTTGCTAGTCGTCATCGCCATCATCGGCGTACTGATCGCCTTGTTGCTACCAGCCGTCCAGGCGGCGCGTGAAGCCGCGCGGCGCTCGCAGTGCGCAAACAACATCCGCCAATTGGCGATTGCCGCGCAGGACTATCACGGCGCGAAGAATGAATTCCCGCTTGGCATGGAGATGATGCCCGGGCTGAACACAACCAGAGCGACGATGTTCGTACGGTTGCTTCCCTATGTCGAGCAAAACGCCCTCTACCAGAAATGGGATTTTAACCCAACCGGCTCGGGCCAGTTCCCCTCGAAGAGCATTACCAACAATCTTGCCACATCGCTCGCGGCCACGCTCATTCCGAGCTTTGTCTGTCCGTCGGATCAATTCGCCGAGAACCCCTATCTGATGCCGGGCAGCACCCCGCAAGCCTTCCCTTCGCAAACGGCCGCCGGCGCCGCGATCGGCTACTACTCCGGAACCAGCTACGCCGGCAATTACGGCGAGGGCTCGTACTACACGCAGTATTCGCAGTTCCGCATTCGCCCCAGCGGCATCTTCTTCCTCACGGGACCAGACGCCGCGTTGACCACTGGCCTGCATGTGCTGGCTGATGACCACCGTAATCTCCCGCCGGTGAGAATCGCAGCCGTGACGGATGGAACCTCTTCAACGCTCATGTTCGGCGAGAAGTATCACTACGACGAGTTCTTCGATAGTTGGACCAGCGGCAACAGCGGGTTGAAGATGCACCAAGTCTCCGCCTGGGCTTGGACTGGCGGCATGAAAGGGACAGCTCACATTTTCGGATCATCGGCTGTGCCCATCAACCAAACGGCTCGTCACTACACAAGTTCGCCGAACGATATCCAAGCTCAAGATCGCCGCTTCAACGGCTGGGGCAGCGGGCACGTCGGCGGGGTGACGTTTGCATTCTGCGACAGCTCCGTCCGTTTCATCGCCGACGCGATTGACCAAGTGACGCTCGTCGGGCTCTCTACGCGGGCGGGTGAAGAGATTGTGCAAGCTGGCGCCTACTGA